Proteins encoded together in one Streptomyces umbrinus window:
- a CDS encoding substrate-binding domain-containing protein yields MRRAAFAVAAGAMAVSLAACGSADEAGDSDSTKSAAKGDAIKVGLLLPENQTARYEKFDKPLIEKKVKELTNNKGEIVYANAKQDATTQSQQVDTMITNKVDVLIVDAVDSKAIANGVKKAKDAGIPVVAYDRLAEGPIDAYTSFDNEEVGRVQGKALLTALGDKAKPSAKIVMMNGAVTDPNAALFKKGALSELEGKVTIAKSYDTKEWKPENANANMEGAISAIGKKNIVGVYSANDGMAGGIITALKAAGVTPLPPVTGQDAELAGVQRIVSGEQYMSVYKPYPQEADVAAEMAVALAKGEKLDSIAKDSVDSPTTKGVPSVLVPVVSLTKDNINDTVIKDGIYTVDEICTAKFKAACDKIGLK; encoded by the coding sequence ATGCGTCGCGCCGCCTTTGCTGTTGCCGCAGGTGCGATGGCTGTCTCGCTGGCTGCCTGTGGCAGTGCCGACGAGGCCGGCGACAGTGACAGCACGAAGTCCGCGGCCAAGGGTGACGCCATCAAGGTCGGCCTCCTCCTTCCGGAGAACCAGACCGCTCGGTACGAGAAGTTCGACAAGCCCCTGATCGAGAAGAAGGTCAAGGAGCTCACGAACAACAAGGGCGAGATCGTCTACGCCAACGCCAAGCAGGACGCCACCACGCAGTCCCAGCAGGTCGACACGATGATCACCAACAAGGTGGACGTGCTGATCGTGGACGCGGTGGACTCCAAGGCCATCGCCAACGGTGTGAAGAAGGCCAAGGACGCCGGCATCCCCGTCGTCGCGTACGACCGTCTGGCCGAGGGCCCGATCGACGCCTACACCTCCTTCGACAACGAAGAGGTCGGCCGCGTCCAGGGCAAGGCGCTTCTGACGGCCCTGGGCGACAAGGCGAAGCCCTCCGCGAAGATCGTCATGATGAACGGCGCGGTCACCGACCCGAACGCCGCCCTCTTCAAGAAGGGCGCGCTGTCCGAGCTCGAGGGCAAGGTCACCATCGCGAAGTCGTACGACACCAAGGAGTGGAAGCCGGAGAACGCCAACGCCAACATGGAAGGCGCGATCTCCGCGATCGGCAAGAAGAACATCGTCGGCGTCTACTCCGCCAACGACGGCATGGCGGGCGGCATCATCACCGCCCTGAAGGCCGCGGGCGTCACCCCGCTGCCGCCGGTCACCGGCCAGGACGCCGAGCTCGCGGGTGTGCAGCGCATCGTCTCCGGTGAGCAGTACATGAGCGTCTACAAGCCCTACCCGCAGGAGGCGGACGTCGCCGCGGAGATGGCCGTCGCCCTCGCCAAGGGCGAGAAGCTCGACTCCATCGCCAAGGACTCGGTCGACAGCCCGACCACCAAGGGTGTCCCGTCGGTGCTCGTCCCCGTCGTGTCGCTGACCAAGGACAACATCAACGACACCGTCATCAAGGACGGCATCTACACGGTCGACGAGATCTGCACGGCGAAGTTCAAGGCCGCCTGCGACAAGATCGGTCTCAAGTAG
- a CDS encoding ROK family transcriptional regulator, translating into METPGSQSSLHRANLERVVRAVRLAGSLTQAEIARTTGLSAATVSNIVRELKDGGTVEVTPTSAGGRRARSVSLSGDAGIVIGVDFGHTHLRVAVGNLAHQVLAEESEPLDVDASAAQGFDRAEQLVNRLIAATGVDRTKIAGVGLGVPGPIDVESGTLGSTAILPGWTGTKPAEELGGRLGVPVHVDNDANLGALGELVWGSGRGVRDLAYIKVASGVGAGLVISGKIYRGPGGTAGEIGHITLDESGPVCRCGNRGCLETFAAARYVLPLLQSSHGTDLTMEGVVRLARDGDPGCRRVIADVGRHIGSGVANLCNLLNPSRVVLGGDLAEAGELVLGPIRESVGRYAIPSAARQLSVLPGALGGRAEVLGALALALSEMGDSTLLDGSLTTATPAFT; encoded by the coding sequence GTGGAGACTCCGGGGTCGCAGTCGTCGCTGCACCGAGCCAATCTCGAACGGGTCGTACGTGCGGTGCGCCTGGCCGGGTCGCTCACGCAGGCCGAGATCGCGAGGACGACGGGCCTGTCCGCGGCCACGGTCTCCAATATCGTTCGGGAGCTGAAGGACGGCGGAACGGTCGAGGTCACCCCCACCTCGGCGGGCGGCCGCAGGGCGCGCAGCGTCAGTCTCAGCGGTGATGCCGGCATCGTGATCGGCGTCGACTTCGGGCACACGCATCTGCGCGTCGCGGTCGGCAACCTCGCCCATCAGGTCCTCGCCGAGGAGTCCGAGCCGCTCGATGTGGACGCCTCCGCCGCGCAGGGCTTCGACCGGGCGGAACAGCTGGTCAACCGCCTGATTGCGGCCACGGGCGTGGACCGTACGAAGATCGCTGGCGTCGGGCTCGGTGTGCCGGGGCCGATCGACGTGGAGTCCGGCACGCTCGGCTCCACCGCGATCCTGCCGGGCTGGACCGGCACCAAACCCGCCGAGGAGCTGGGCGGACGGCTCGGCGTGCCCGTGCACGTCGACAACGACGCCAACCTGGGAGCCCTCGGCGAACTCGTCTGGGGGAGCGGCAGGGGCGTACGGGACCTGGCGTACATCAAGGTCGCGAGCGGTGTGGGCGCCGGACTGGTCATCAGCGGCAAGATCTATCGCGGCCCGGGTGGCACAGCGGGAGAAATCGGGCATATTACTCTTGACGAGTCCGGCCCGGTCTGTCGCTGCGGCAACCGGGGCTGCCTGGAGACCTTTGCGGCGGCGCGCTATGTGCTGCCGCTCCTGCAGTCCAGCCACGGCACGGACCTGACCATGGAAGGTGTCGTACGACTGGCGAGGGACGGAGACCCTGGCTGTCGTCGGGTGATCGCCGACGTCGGCCGACACATCGGCAGTGGAGTCGCCAATCTCTGCAACTTGCTCAACCCGAGCCGGGTGGTTCTCGGCGGTGATCTCGCCGAGGCCGGAGAGCTCGTGCTCGGGCCCATAAGGGAGTCCGTCGGCCGCTATGCGATCCCCAGTGCGGCACGTCAACTATCCGTTCTGCCAGGGGCACTTGGCGGCCGGGCGGAGGTCCTCGGGGCGCTCGCTCTCGCACTCAGCGAGATGGGCGATTCAACCCTTTTGGACGGATCGCTCACCACGGCCACGCCTGCCTTCACTTAG
- a CDS encoding carbohydrate ABC transporter permease, translating into MKTTETPPVDTAEERPPVTKVTVARTPPAKATEGRVLNFFSHGMLILWAFMVVLPLLWAVMTSFKTDRDIFSSPWALPDRLHFENWSRAWTSANMSDYFLNTVIVVGFSLLGTMLLGSMAAYVLARFDFPGNRFIYFLFIGGMSFPIILALVPLFYVMQNLSLLNTLPGLILVYIAYSLPFTVFFMTAFFRTLPSSVAEAAFVDGASHTRTFFQVMLPMAKPGLISVGIFNFLGQWNQYMLPTVLNTEPDRKVLTQGLVQLAVSQGYKGDWSGLFAGLVMAMLPVLAAYIVFQRQVVQGLTAGALK; encoded by the coding sequence GTGAAGACGACCGAGACGCCTCCCGTCGACACCGCCGAGGAGCGACCGCCCGTCACCAAGGTGACGGTCGCACGCACGCCGCCGGCGAAGGCCACCGAGGGCAGGGTCCTCAACTTCTTCTCGCACGGCATGCTCATCCTCTGGGCGTTCATGGTCGTCCTGCCGTTGCTGTGGGCGGTGATGACCTCGTTCAAGACGGACCGGGACATCTTCAGCTCGCCCTGGGCGCTGCCCGACCGGCTGCACTTCGAGAACTGGTCGCGCGCCTGGACCTCGGCGAACATGAGCGACTACTTCCTCAACACCGTGATCGTGGTGGGCTTCTCGCTCCTCGGCACCATGCTGCTGGGTTCCATGGCGGCGTACGTCCTCGCGCGCTTCGACTTCCCCGGGAACCGCTTCATCTACTTCCTCTTCATCGGAGGAATGAGCTTCCCGATCATCCTGGCGCTGGTCCCGCTGTTCTACGTCATGCAGAACCTGTCGCTCCTGAACACGCTGCCCGGACTGATCCTGGTCTACATCGCGTACTCGCTGCCGTTCACCGTGTTCTTCATGACGGCCTTCTTCCGTACGCTGCCGAGCTCGGTGGCCGAGGCGGCCTTCGTGGACGGCGCCTCGCACACCAGGACCTTCTTCCAGGTGATGCTGCCGATGGCCAAGCCCGGTCTGATCAGCGTCGGCATCTTCAACTTCCTGGGGCAGTGGAACCAGTACATGCTGCCGACGGTGCTCAACACCGAACCCGACCGGAAGGTGCTCACCCAGGGCCTCGTCCAGCTGGCCGTCAGCCAGGGCTACAAGGGTGACTGGTCCGGCCTCTTCGCAGGCCTCGTGATGGCGATGCTGCCGGTGCTCGCCGCGTACATCGTCTTCCAGCGCCAGGTCGTCCAAGGACTCACCGCGGGCGCGCTCAAGTAA
- a CDS encoding carbohydrate ABC transporter permease yields the protein MQHGKYRFIVGFLAAPLGIYALFVIWPFIQSIYYSFTDWSGLSPEFKMVGFKNYSRILDDEVFWKSFQHSVTFVLLLPLVTLTLALFFAFMLNVGGRRRKNAAIAGVRGSAFYKVVYFFPQVLSIAIVALLFQFAYNPNSGALNSALKAVGLDSVQPDWLGDPDLALWCVFAVLVWSTVGFFVVLFSAGMASIPRDYYEAALLDGANRITTFFKITLPLLWDTVQSGWAYMGILALGAESFAVVQIMTVGPNGGGPDYSTTVLPLYVYQKAFRDGQAAYATTIGVALLVLTLLFVAVVMRLGRRERLEY from the coding sequence ATGCAACACGGTAAATACCGTTTCATCGTGGGGTTCTTGGCGGCCCCCCTGGGCATCTACGCCCTGTTCGTGATCTGGCCCTTCATCCAGTCCATCTACTATTCGTTCACGGACTGGAGCGGTCTGAGTCCGGAATTCAAGATGGTGGGCTTCAAGAACTACTCCAGAATTCTCGACGACGAGGTTTTCTGGAAGTCGTTCCAGCACAGCGTGACATTCGTCCTGCTGCTGCCGTTGGTGACGCTCACCCTGGCACTGTTCTTCGCCTTCATGCTCAATGTCGGCGGACGGCGCCGGAAGAACGCGGCCATCGCGGGCGTCCGTGGTTCCGCGTTCTACAAGGTCGTCTACTTCTTTCCGCAGGTGCTGTCGATCGCGATCGTCGCCCTGCTGTTCCAGTTCGCCTACAACCCCAACAGCGGCGCACTCAACTCCGCTTTGAAGGCGGTGGGTCTGGACAGCGTCCAGCCCGACTGGCTCGGCGATCCCGACCTCGCCCTGTGGTGCGTTTTCGCCGTTCTCGTCTGGTCAACCGTCGGCTTCTTCGTGGTGCTGTTCTCCGCCGGAATGGCCTCGATTCCCAGGGACTACTACGAGGCGGCACTGCTGGACGGCGCGAACCGCATCACGACGTTCTTCAAGATCACCCTGCCGCTGCTCTGGGACACCGTGCAGTCCGGCTGGGCCTATATGGGAATTCTGGCGCTCGGCGCCGAGTCCTTCGCGGTCGTGCAGATCATGACCGTGGGGCCGAACGGCGGAGGCCCCGACTATTCGACGACCGTCCTGCCGCTGTACGTCTACCAGAAGGCGTTCCGTGACGGCCAGGCCGCCTACGCGACGACGATCGGTGTCGCCCTGCTCGTCCTGACGCTGCTCTTCGTGGCCGTCGTGATGAGGCTCGGCCGACGTGAGCGGCTGGAGTACTGA
- the ngcE gene encoding N-acetylglucosamine/diacetylchitobiose ABC transporter substrate-binding protein — MGSTSANNREGIGRRDLIKRSAALGLISVPTMSFLSACASSDSGGDEKVDKGKKTKENPLAVNETAPLEIVIFDGGFGTKYAEDAKAVYEKNFPKAKVKFSSTQKIQSVLQPRFNQGTPPDLIDNSGAEQMDMGVLVGKKQLADLTPLLDAASVDDPSKKVRDTLRPGIVEMGQFDGDPVWIMYYAYTVYGVWYSQKALDSLDATYPETWDEMLAVCEKAKKKDMAGWTYAGKHPYYLPFSLYPMIAKVGGTEVLDAIDNLEPNAWKHPAVKTCFEAYYELYKKGYILKGTPGLDHIQSQTAWTEGKALFIPNGSWVENEAAKTMPKDFNLAVSAPTGIDSSDKMPFGTIWASGGEPFIVPAKAKNTDGGMEQLRIMLSEASSKNFTESVKSLTAFNGGTDGIDLTPGLKSGVAALEKAGDNVVNPRIQDWYVALQKEKIGVGGLGEMMAGRLTPAEAIKKIQGYADEAAKDDSIQHYKHQ; from the coding sequence ATGGGATCCACTTCCGCCAACAACCGTGAGGGTATCGGCCGCCGCGATCTGATCAAGCGGTCCGCTGCACTCGGCCTGATTTCCGTACCCACGATGAGTTTCCTGTCGGCGTGTGCCAGCAGCGACAGTGGTGGCGACGAAAAGGTCGACAAGGGCAAGAAGACCAAGGAGAATCCGCTCGCCGTCAATGAGACCGCCCCGTTGGAGATCGTCATCTTCGACGGCGGTTTCGGCACGAAATACGCCGAGGACGCCAAGGCGGTCTACGAGAAGAACTTCCCGAAGGCGAAGGTCAAGTTCTCCTCGACCCAGAAGATCCAGTCGGTCCTGCAGCCGCGCTTCAACCAGGGAACCCCGCCGGACCTGATCGACAACTCGGGCGCCGAGCAGATGGACATGGGCGTCCTCGTGGGCAAGAAGCAGCTCGCGGACCTCACGCCCCTGCTGGACGCGGCCTCCGTCGACGACCCGAGCAAGAAGGTCCGCGACACGCTGCGCCCCGGCATCGTCGAGATGGGCCAGTTCGACGGCGACCCGGTCTGGATCATGTACTACGCGTACACCGTCTACGGCGTGTGGTACTCCCAGAAGGCGCTGGACTCCCTCGACGCCACGTACCCGGAGACCTGGGACGAGATGCTCGCGGTCTGCGAGAAGGCGAAGAAGAAGGACATGGCGGGCTGGACGTACGCGGGCAAGCACCCGTACTACCTCCCCTTCTCGCTCTATCCGATGATCGCCAAGGTCGGCGGCACCGAGGTCCTCGACGCCATCGACAACCTCGAGCCGAACGCCTGGAAGCACCCCGCGGTCAAGACCTGCTTCGAGGCGTACTACGAGCTCTACAAGAAGGGCTACATCCTCAAGGGCACGCCGGGCCTGGACCACATCCAGTCCCAGACCGCCTGGACCGAGGGCAAGGCGCTCTTCATCCCGAACGGCTCCTGGGTGGAGAACGAGGCGGCGAAGACGATGCCGAAGGACTTCAACCTCGCGGTGTCCGCGCCCACCGGCATCGACAGCTCGGACAAGATGCCCTTCGGGACCATCTGGGCGTCCGGCGGCGAGCCCTTCATCGTCCCCGCCAAGGCCAAGAACACCGACGGCGGCATGGAGCAGCTGCGCATCATGCTCAGCGAGGCCTCGTCGAAGAACTTCACCGAGTCCGTCAAGTCGCTGACCGCGTTCAACGGCGGCACCGACGGCATCGACCTGACCCCGGGCCTCAAGTCCGGTGTCGCGGCCCTGGAGAAGGCCGGCGACAACGTGGTCAACCCGCGCATCCAGGACTGGTACGTGGCGCTGCAGAAGGAGAAGATCGGGGTCGGCGGCCTCGGCGAGATGATGGCGGGGCGGCTCACCCCGGCCGAGGCCATCAAGAAGATCCAGGGCTATGCCGACGAAGCGGCCAAGGACGACTCCATCCAGCACTACAAGCACCAGTGA
- a CDS encoding GH92 family glycosyl hydrolase, with protein MHHRSRQGSPHRSRIRARHGWGSTAVLGATAFALVVASQGAAIARPAEAAAADREFGSSFEAGEPAPDWLNTVDTAADGSKRSSGVDGGFSTGIPGNVTEHVTDVSASGENSGSGEVKENLVDVEPGTKWLTFAPTGWVEFELDAPVKLVTYALTSANDHDERDPVDWTLQGSTDGKDWKTLDNRTGESFGERFQTKSYDLAEPAEYQHFRLDITKNNGASDALQLADVQFSTGGGEEPTPKDMLSLVDRGPSGSPTAKSGAGFTGKKALRYAGTHKADGRAYSYNKVFDVNVAVGRDTELAYRVFPSMADGDRDYDATNVSVDLAFTDGTYLSDLRAQDQHGFPLTPQGQGASKVLYVNQWNNVVSRIGSVAAGRTVDRILVAYDSPKGPAKFRGWLDDVNLSVQKPEKPKAHLSDYASTTRGTNSSGGFSRGNNFPATAVPHGFNFWTPVTNAGSLSWLYDYARANNADNLPTIQAFSASHEPSPWMGDRQTFQVMPSAASGTPETGRTARALPFKHENETARPYYYGVRFENGLKTEMAPTDHAAAMRFTYPGNDASVVFDNVTDQAGLTLNKENGTFTGYSDVKSGLSTGATRLFVYGVFDAEVAEGSSSGVKGYLKFEAGEDRTVTLRLATSLISIDQAKDNLRQEIPDGTSFDAVKSRAQKQWDKILGKVEVEGATPDQLTTLYSSLYRLYLYPNSGFEKVGGKYQYASPFSPMPGPDTPTHTGAKIVDGKVYVNNGFWDTYRTTWPAYSLLTPGQAGEMVDGFVQQYKDGGWTSRWSSPGYADLMTGTSSDVAFADAYVKGVDFDAKSAYDAAVKNATVVPPSSGVGRKGMATSPFLGYTSTDTHEGLSWALEGYLNDYGISKMGQALYRETGEKRYKEEAEYFLNRAQEYVKLFDDKAGFFQGRDDKGDWRVESSKFDPRVWGYDYTETNGWGYAFTAPQDSRGLANLYGGRSGLAEKLDTYFATPETASPEFVGSYGGVIHEMTEARDVRMGMYGHSNQVAHHVNYMYNAASQPWKTQKNVREVLSRLYTGSEIGQGYHGDEDNGEQSAWFLFSSLGFYPLVMGSGEYAVGSPLFTKATVHLENGRELVVKAPKNSAKNVYVQGLKVNGKAWTKTSLPHSIISRGGVLEFDMGSKPSSWGTGKNAAPVSITEDDKVPSPRSDVIKGEGELFDNTSATNATIESVELPTADRAKAVQYTLTSAERSKAPQGWVLQGSSDGTTWKDLDKRSGQSFTWDRQTRAFSVAAPGSYTKYRLVLDGEATLSEVELLS; from the coding sequence ATGCACCACAGATCTCGGCAAGGATCTCCGCACAGATCTCGGATCAGGGCACGGCACGGATGGGGTTCCACGGCGGTCCTCGGAGCGACCGCCTTCGCGCTGGTGGTGGCCTCGCAGGGCGCCGCGATCGCCCGTCCGGCCGAAGCCGCCGCCGCGGACCGCGAGTTCGGTTCCTCCTTCGAGGCGGGTGAACCCGCACCCGACTGGCTGAATACGGTCGACACCGCCGCCGATGGTTCGAAGCGTTCGTCGGGTGTCGACGGCGGATTCAGCACCGGCATTCCCGGCAATGTGACCGAGCACGTCACGGACGTCAGCGCGAGCGGCGAGAACTCGGGCTCGGGCGAGGTGAAGGAGAACCTCGTCGACGTCGAGCCCGGCACCAAATGGCTGACCTTCGCGCCCACCGGCTGGGTGGAGTTCGAGCTGGACGCCCCGGTCAAGCTGGTGACGTACGCGCTCACGTCGGCCAACGACCACGACGAGCGCGACCCGGTCGACTGGACCCTCCAGGGGTCCACGGACGGCAAGGACTGGAAGACCCTCGACAACCGCACGGGCGAGTCCTTCGGCGAGCGCTTCCAGACGAAGTCGTACGACCTCGCGGAGCCCGCGGAGTACCAGCACTTCCGGCTCGACATCACCAAGAACAACGGTGCTTCGGACGCCCTGCAACTCGCCGACGTGCAGTTCTCGACGGGCGGCGGCGAGGAGCCGACGCCCAAGGACATGCTCTCGCTGGTGGACCGCGGCCCAAGCGGCTCCCCGACCGCGAAGTCCGGCGCGGGCTTCACGGGCAAGAAGGCCCTCCGGTACGCGGGCACCCACAAGGCGGACGGCCGCGCCTATTCATACAACAAGGTCTTCGACGTGAACGTGGCCGTGGGCCGCGACACCGAGCTGGCGTACCGGGTCTTCCCGTCGATGGCGGACGGCGACCGGGACTACGACGCCACGAACGTGTCGGTGGACCTGGCCTTCACGGACGGCACCTATCTGAGCGACCTGCGGGCCCAGGACCAGCACGGCTTCCCGCTGACTCCGCAGGGCCAGGGCGCCTCGAAGGTGCTGTACGTCAACCAGTGGAACAACGTCGTCTCCCGGATCGGCTCGGTCGCGGCCGGCCGGACGGTCGACCGGATCCTGGTCGCCTACGACTCCCCGAAGGGGCCCGCGAAGTTCCGCGGATGGCTGGACGACGTGAACCTGAGCGTGCAGAAGCCCGAGAAGCCGAAGGCGCATCTCTCGGACTACGCGTCCACCACCCGTGGCACCAACTCCAGCGGCGGCTTCTCGCGCGGCAACAACTTCCCGGCGACGGCCGTGCCGCACGGCTTCAACTTCTGGACGCCGGTGACGAACGCGGGTTCGCTCAGCTGGCTCTACGACTACGCGCGCGCGAACAACGCGGACAATCTGCCGACCATACAGGCGTTCAGCGCGAGTCATGAGCCGAGCCCCTGGATGGGTGACCGGCAGACCTTCCAGGTGATGCCGTCGGCCGCGTCCGGCACCCCGGAGACGGGCCGCACGGCCCGCGCGCTGCCCTTCAAGCACGAGAACGAGACGGCACGCCCGTACTACTACGGGGTGCGGTTCGAGAACGGCCTGAAGACGGAGATGGCGCCGACGGACCACGCGGCGGCCATGCGCTTCACCTACCCCGGCAACGACGCGAGCGTCGTCTTCGACAACGTCACCGACCAGGCGGGCCTCACCCTCAACAAGGAGAACGGGACCTTCACGGGCTACTCGGACGTGAAGTCCGGCCTGTCGACGGGCGCGACCCGCCTCTTCGTGTACGGGGTCTTCGACGCGGAGGTCGCCGAGGGCAGCTCCTCCGGTGTGAAGGGCTACCTGAAGTTCGAGGCGGGCGAGGACCGCACGGTCACGCTCCGCCTGGCCACCTCCCTGATCAGCATCGACCAGGCCAAGGACAACCTCCGTCAGGAGATCCCGGACGGCACGTCCTTCGACGCGGTCAAGTCGCGCGCCCAGAAGCAGTGGGACAAGATCCTCGGCAAGGTCGAGGTCGAGGGTGCGACGCCGGACCAGCTGACGACCCTCTACTCCAGCCTCTACCGGCTGTACCTGTACCCCAACTCCGGCTTCGAGAAGGTCGGTGGGAAGTACCAGTACGCCTCGCCGTTCTCGCCGATGCCCGGCCCGGACACCCCGACGCACACCGGCGCGAAGATCGTCGACGGCAAGGTGTACGTCAACAACGGGTTCTGGGACACCTATCGGACGACCTGGCCGGCCTACTCGCTCCTGACGCCCGGTCAGGCGGGTGAGATGGTCGACGGGTTCGTGCAGCAGTACAAGGACGGCGGCTGGACCTCTCGCTGGTCCTCGCCCGGCTACGCGGACCTGATGACCGGCACCTCGTCCGACGTGGCGTTCGCGGACGCGTACGTGAAGGGGGTCGACTTCGACGCGAAGTCGGCGTACGACGCGGCGGTCAAGAACGCCACCGTCGTGCCGCCCTCCTCGGGCGTGGGCCGCAAGGGCATGGCGACCTCGCCGTTCCTCGGCTACACGAGCACCGACACGCACGAGGGCCTGTCGTGGGCACTCGAGGGCTACCTCAACGACTACGGCATCTCGAAGATGGGCCAGGCCCTCTACAGGGAGACGGGCGAGAAGCGCTACAAGGAGGAGGCCGAGTATTTCCTCAACCGCGCCCAGGAATACGTGAAGTTGTTCGACGACAAGGCGGGCTTCTTCCAGGGCCGTGACGACAAGGGCGACTGGCGGGTCGAGTCGTCCAAGTTCGACCCGAGGGTGTGGGGTTACGACTACACCGAGACGAACGGCTGGGGCTACGCCTTCACCGCGCCCCAGGACTCCCGCGGCCTCGCCAACCTGTACGGCGGCCGCTCCGGGCTCGCGGAGAAGCTCGACACGTACTTCGCGACACCCGAGACCGCCTCGCCCGAGTTCGTCGGCTCGTACGGGGGCGTCATCCACGAGATGACCGAGGCGCGTGACGTACGGATGGGCATGTACGGGCACTCCAACCAGGTCGCCCACCATGTCAACTACATGTACAACGCGGCGAGTCAGCCCTGGAAGACGCAGAAGAACGTCCGCGAGGTGCTGTCCCGGCTCTACACCGGCAGCGAGATCGGGCAGGGCTACCACGGCGACGAGGACAACGGCGAGCAGTCGGCCTGGTTCCTCTTCTCGTCGCTCGGCTTCTACCCGCTGGTGATGGGCAGCGGCGAATACGCCGTCGGCTCACCGCTGTTCACCAAGGCGACCGTGCACCTGGAGAACGGCCGGGAGCTCGTCGTGAAGGCACCGAAGAACAGCGCGAAGAACGTCTACGTGCAGGGCCTGAAGGTCAACGGCAAGGCCTGGACGAAGACTTCGCTCCCTCACTCGATCATCTCCCGTGGTGGCGTGCTGGAGTTCGACATGGGCTCGAAGCCGTCCTCGTGGGGCACCGGGAAGAACGCGGCGCCCGTCTCGATCACCGAGGACGACAAGGTGCCGTCGCCCCGCAGCGATGTCATCAAGGGCGAGGGCGAGTTGTTCGACAACACCTCGGCGACGAACGCGACCATCGAGTCCGTCGAACTGCCGACCGCCGACCGGGCCAAGGCCGTTCAGTACACGCTGACTTCGGCCGAGCGCTCCAAGGCTCCGCAGGGCTGGGTCCTCCAGGGCTCGTCCGACGGGACCACGTGGAAGGACCTCGACAAGCGGTCCGGTCAGTCCTTCACCTGGGACCGGCAGACACGGGCGTTCTCGGTCGCGGCGCCCGGGTCGTACACCAAGTACCGGCTGGTCCTCGACGGTGAGGCGACGCTGTCGGAGGTGGAACTGCTGAGCTGA
- a CDS encoding RNA-guided endonuclease InsQ/TnpB family protein, giving the protein MIRAYKFLMRPTVRQEQALGEMLRDHCSLYNGALQERRDAYRHSSKTTVRYGMQSVQLKEIRVFDPERQGRWSFSSQQATLRRLDKAFAAFFRRVKSGETPGYPRFRGVNWFDTVDFPKDGDGCRWDSTPHDPVTRVRFQGVGHVRVNQHRPVAGRVKTVSVKREGRKWFVVLTAEQERPGLLPATGSVVGIDLGIANFLADSNGEFVPNPRHGRRAAEKLEAAQQALSRFPRRKAKDRTANHQRAVEKVAQLHGKVRRQRLDHAHKTALGLVREHDFIAHEDLKIRNMSKAPVPRSDPDQPGVFLPNGAAAKAGLNKSISDAGWGVFLTILYAKAESAGREVIAVDPRNTSRECPECGHTAKENRPTQEKFHCVACGHNAHADTVGALNVLRAGLVRRDANPA; this is encoded by the coding sequence ATGATCCGTGCGTACAAGTTCCTCATGCGGCCCACCGTCCGCCAGGAGCAGGCGCTGGGCGAGATGCTGCGGGACCACTGCTCCCTCTACAACGGGGCCCTGCAGGAACGGCGCGACGCCTATCGCCACAGCTCGAAGACCACCGTCAGGTACGGGATGCAGTCCGTGCAGCTCAAAGAGATCCGGGTGTTCGACCCGGAGCGTCAGGGCCGCTGGTCGTTCTCCTCGCAGCAGGCCACGCTGCGCCGACTGGACAAGGCGTTCGCCGCGTTCTTCCGTCGGGTCAAGTCCGGTGAGACGCCCGGCTATCCGCGCTTTCGCGGGGTGAACTGGTTCGACACGGTGGACTTCCCGAAAGACGGGGACGGCTGCCGGTGGGACTCCACCCCGCACGACCCCGTCACCCGCGTCCGCTTCCAGGGCGTCGGCCACGTCAGGGTCAACCAGCACCGCCCGGTGGCCGGCCGGGTCAAGACCGTGTCGGTCAAGCGCGAGGGCCGTAAGTGGTTCGTCGTGCTGACCGCCGAGCAGGAGCGGCCCGGGCTGCTGCCCGCGACCGGCAGCGTGGTCGGGATCGACCTGGGTATCGCCAACTTCCTCGCCGACTCGAACGGCGAGTTCGTACCCAACCCGCGCCACGGCCGCCGCGCGGCTGAGAAGCTCGAGGCAGCGCAGCAGGCCCTGTCCCGGTTCCCGCGCCGTAAGGCGAAGGACCGCACCGCCAACCACCAGCGTGCGGTGGAGAAGGTTGCCCAGCTGCACGGCAAGGTGCGTCGTCAGCGGCTCGACCACGCCCACAAGACCGCCCTCGGCCTGGTCCGTGAGCATGACTTCATCGCGCACGAAGACCTCAAGATCCGCAATATGAGCAAGGCTCCCGTTCCGAGGTCCGACCCTGACCAGCCAGGCGTGTTCTTGCCCAACGGGGCCGCCGCGAAGGCCGGGCTCAACAAGTCGATCAGCGATGCCGGTTGGGGGGTGTTCCTGACGATCCTGTACGCCAAGGCTGAAAGCGCCGGACGGGAAGTGATCGCCGTGGACCCCCGCAACACCTCCCGCGAGTGCCCCGAATGCGGGCACACCGCGAAGGAGAACCGGCCCACACAGGAGAAGTTCCACTGCGTCGCATGCGGCCACAACGCGCACGCTGACACGGTCGGGGCGCTCAACGTTCTCCGGGCCGGGCTGGTCCGTCGCGACGCCAACCCGGCGTAA